A window of the Aquarana catesbeiana isolate 2022-GZ linkage group LG05, ASM4218655v1, whole genome shotgun sequence genome harbors these coding sequences:
- the TMEM14C gene encoding transmembrane protein 14C, which produces MGVEWFGFGYAALVATGGVIGYVKAGSVPSLAAGLLFGGLAGLGAYQMSHDSKNILLSLIASGSLAGVMGYRFYSSGKLMPAGIIAGASLLMLGRLGLKMLEKPHDA; this is translated from the exons aTGGGTGTGGAATGGTTTGGTTTTGGATATGCGGCTCTAGTCGCCACTGGAGGAGTTATCGGCTATGTAAAAGCAG GTAGTGTTCCATCTCTCGCTGCTGGTCTGCTCTTTGGAGGTCTAGCTGGACTGGGGGCCTATCAGATGTCTCACGATTCCAAAAATATTTTACTTTCACTga TTGCATCAGGATCATTAGCTGGAGTTATGGGTTACAGGTTTTACAGCTCTGGAAAACTCATGCCAGCCGGAATTATTGCTGGTGCCAG cCTGCTAATGCTGGGAAGACTGGGGCTTAAAATGTTGGAGAAACCTCATGATGCTTGA